The window AAAACCGAGAATTCTGCAGGATGCTCAGGCGAGACCTCGAGTTCAATCCCGCCATCCCATGGATACTTCGTGGATTGCATCAATGTAAATGGGGTCCCGTCTTCCAGGCACCAATCCAGCATAGCATTATCGTAGAGGTGCACCCAGACTCCTTCCTTGCTGGTGCTAAAGAGGTAGCCTGGGATAGAGGCGATTTGTCTAATTACGTTGGTTGGACAGCAGGTGCAATCAAACCACTCTTGCCTGCGGTATGGCCCAACCCGCGCCCATTCGTACCATGGGTCGCCTTCCCCTTTTCCATTGTATCGCAATGGGTTCACGTAGAAGAAAGAGTCTCCTTCCAGAGATACTCCCGCCAAGAAGCCGTTGTATAGGGCGAGTTCCATGATATCTGCGAATCTCGCCTCACCCTTCAAAGAAAGCATCCGGTAATTCCACATGGAATTGGCGATTGCCGCACAGGTTTCGGCATAAGCCCTTTCATTCGGCAGTTCATAGGGCCTGCCGACTGATTCGCCAACGTGCCTGCCACCAAGGCCGCCGGTTATATACATCCTGGTCTTCGTCATGCTGTTCCACAGCTTCTCGAGGACCGAGAGAGCGATGGGATTTCCCGTTTCGGCATAATAATCCGCTAGCCCTGACGCGAAATAGGCTGCGCGGACTGCGTGGCCTTGGAACTCCTCCATATCCTGGTAGCCCTGTTGTTCCAGGAAGAACTCCGAAAGCCTCAAATATCGCTCCTTTCCGGTTTCCCGGTAGAGCTCCACCAGTGCCATTTCAACCTCCGGGTGTCCATCAAAGCCTTTTCGCTTGTCTGGTCCGAATACATTGCACAAGTAGTCGGCGAATCTAGTTGATACATCCAGGAGTCTAGTGTCCCCGATGCCTCTGTAGAGGGCTAAGGCCGCCTGGAAAAGATGACCTGCGCAATAGAGCTCATGCGATCCCTTCTCGAGGTTCTGAAACCGTTCGCCTTTCCTTTCATCCACATGCCATGTATTCAAATAACCATCCTCACCCTGGGCGCCCGCAATAGCTTCGATGACCCGGTTGAGGGCGCTCTGTAGCTCGCGGTCCATTTCGGATTGAAGGGCAAAGGCGGCTGCTTCGACCCATTTATAGAGGTCGGAATCAGTAAACAGTGGACCCCTTCGCGGGACATTTTTCTTACCTGCAAGGCGGAGAAAATTATCGACGACGCCATGCTCTTCCAAACGCTGCAGAACCGCGGGTATAGCCACCTTCTGGTTCTTCAGCATCCTCTTTTTCCAGAATCCGTCTTGCATCTTCACGGCAGCAACCGGAACAGAGTGTAATCTGGCAAACGGACTGTCATGATTGGCTAAGATTCCTGTCTTCTTGCGCTCCTTGTAGACATCAAACATTCCTCACTCACTCTCCTTTTGAACATCCTCCCCGGCCGCTCAAGCATTATCAATGACATCAATGACGGGGAAATACCGCCTCGGCGGCAGGGTGCCCGCAAGATATTTAATTCGTCAGCTCTTTATGGCAATAATAAGCGCTCCGGCGACGATCAGAAGACCGCCGATCAGCGCCCCGGCATTTACCTTCTCCTTCAGGAATATGAACGCAAAAGCCATCGCAAATACTACTCCGAGCTTGTCTATGGGAGCGACGCGGGAGGCAGGCCCTAATTGTAGCGCCCGATAATAGCATAGCCAGGAAGCTCCTGTGGCCAGGGCGGATAGAAAGAGAAAGAAAAGTGTCTTTTGCGGAAGGCGCAAAGGGTTTTCCCATTGCCTCGTCCCAATGACGATTCCCCCGGAGAATATCAGCACGACGATAGTCCTGAGAAAGGTGGCAAGATTCGAATTGATCCCTGTTACCCCGATTTTCCCGAATAGCGCGGTCAGGCCGGCGAAAAACGCCGAACCTATCGCGAAGTAAACCCAACCAGCCAATTGACCCTCATCCCCCTGATACCATTTTCAGATCCAGTTGCCTTACCGCGGGCGGCGCCACAACGGTCCGCCTTCCAGAATCATTCTGGCCTTTTGCGGCCGGCTCTGCCACCATTGTGCACCATTCAAGCACTGTCTCCGTTAGAGGTATGGCATCTATCCCGGTGCCTTCTATGAGGGCGCTCTTCGGCGTCGGTAAGGCCCTAACCCTGATAGCATTCTGCACTGAGAAATTCCATCCCAGTTTCTTGAAACTATTTAGAGCTTTGCTCCGGGTCCCAAAATCGGAAAGGCCATTCTTGTAGAGAAATTCTATAGTTGCAAGGTCATCCTCCTGGTCAAACAGGGATATCGCCATAAGTCTGCCGGAGATGACCCGGGCAAGCTCCTGCAAGGCAGCGATTCCATCGCGGATATTCTGCAATCCGACATTGGTCGTTACTATTGGTAGCGAATTCCCTTTGAAAGGCATCTTTCTTGCGTCAAAAGCAATGAAATTGGCATGATCATCCAGGCCGAGCCATTTGAAACGACGCTGGTCTCGACGCAGTACCTGCGGGCTGAAGTCCGTCACGACGACATCCCGTCCGGCCAGCTCCTGCAACATTGCCTGGGCGAGAGCGCCCCTGCCTGATGCCAGGTCCAGGATGATACCATCAAGCCGGGATACCCTATCCAGAACAAATTGGAATTCTAATTCGCGGCCTTCCCGATATTCCGCGGTGTATATCTCCAGGTCAGCCACGCAATAGGCTTCCTCTGCCTCGTGGAATTTGCCTCTTTCTTCGAGAATCATGGCTCTAAAGAATTTATCTGCAGGAGCGAGAGATTCAAGTGGAGAATCCAATAATCTCTCCTCGACTTCGGGATGGTCTGCCAAATAACGCGATATGTAGCTCCCCTGTGATTCCCAGAGGTCTTCTCTCGGAAGGTCCGGCGTGAGAAATACGGCTATGCCATCTCTCACCGGATATGTGGCTCCGCAACTATCGCAGCACGCCAGGCCTTCAAGAATTCTGTAGCTATCTCTCATGATAATAGTCCACGACAGGTCCCCCCGGCAAGAGGGACATTGGAGCAATTCAAGCAGGAATTCGTGCACCTTAGATCGCCTCTCTCTACCATATGACTAGTCCGGCCAACGGCTCGGGCGGCATATGCTGGTTTCACGCAAAGCGGGCGGCGTTCTCTGCCACATGCCCGATTTAGCCTCTTCATTATACAGGCAAGACGAAAGGAATTCCACATATTTTCTGTGAAAATACCTTGAATCATGTGGATTAGCTCCTGGGCTGGTGAATTGGCGCTCGAGCCGGTGGTATGATTTGCTTCAGAAATGCACCCTGCAAGAAGAAAATGTGTTTTCGTACTTGGCTGACTGAGAGCCTTGATGATGCTGGAGGCGAGGGAAGGGGAGGGCGAAGGCGGGACATGCGCCATGACGCTGACTTGCCCGGGAGGGCTTTTGTTGTATGCTTATGTAAAACACGGATCTCTAAAAAGAGGCGATTGCGAGCATCAAACCCGATGTGACCCTTATTGTAGCAGACTGTGAAGTGAATACATTGCTTACACCAAGAGAGCTTCCAAATGAAAGTACAGCATCGTGAAGGGGATAGGCCAGCCCGTCTGTGGTCACGCCTTTCACCTGGGGAGTCATCGGGATAAGGGATAAAAGATCGCCTGGTTTTCCTTCCAGGACGAGCGTATCCGGTCCGCCGTAGTCAGGGGCGATGGCCCGGATCCGACTATGCTTATCGATGATAGTGACATCAATCTGCCTTATGGCAAGTGACATGAGAAGGGTAATATTAGCCAGGGCGTGATCAATTCTGCCCCCAAGGGCGCCAAGGAATATAATTCTTTTGAATCCAAGGTCGAGCGCATAATCCGCTGCGAGTTCGGTATCTGTTTTGTCCTTTTCTGCCGGATATGTAAGGATCTTGACTCCCTTCTGCCGCCAGGATTCAAGGATCTCCGGCCCTGTAGAATCGAAATCTCCTATTATAATTTGGGGGACTAAACCAAGCACTTCTGCGATCTCGCTTCCTCCGTCCGCGCAGATGATGAAATCATCCGGGGCCAGAAGGCCCCGGTAAAACCCATCTCGATCCTCATTCTCATAGGTTCCATTTGCGAAAATGACGGCACGGCCGAATTCTCTATTGATTTCGGCCTGCTCTACCTTTTCTTCCACCGAAAACCCTCCCGGAACGCAATAATGCTTCTATGATTATGGCTGATATGATCAATTCCGGAATGATGTAACTGGCATTGTATATCGCGGAGTAAACCACCGGGCTTTGCCCCTTTGGAGCGTATGAGGCAAAGAATATTATTCCAGATAGAAAGTGCACAAAGAAACGGGCTATACATCCCAGTGAAACGCCCGCTAACGGGCGCTCCCTGAAGAATCCCGCCAGACCAATGGCTGCAAAGGGCAATGGATAGTCCATTATCAGTTGAATGGGGTGAATGATATATGGTTCAACAAAGAGCTTCCCAAACCCAAAGAGCGCTCCGCCGAGTACCCCTGCCTTCGGCCCCTTCCTGAAGGCCAGGTAAAATATAGGCACCATCTCTAGAGATACTGAGCCACCTTGCGGCATCCTGAGCACTTTTATAAATTGCAGGACTATCGCAAGAGCTACCGCGACCCCGATTTCCGCTATGTCACTGGCCCTTATAGCCACAGCGCCGGCTCCGGACGCCCTCCTTACATCTGTTGAGAGTCCGTTTCCCTTTTCGTTGCCCTTTCCCGCCTTTTCTGTTGTTGTGGACCTATTTCCCTTTTCGTTAACCTTCCCCGCTTTTTCTATCATGCTCTCTATCTCCTCTCCACATCCCTTGAAGGATACCCGTGTTGCCGGGACAACGTCAAATGGCATCCGGCTACCTTCATAGAAGATAACGCAGAGAGGCGCAGGCGGGTGAACCTGGTGTATGTAGTTTTTAATGAGTCTGAATCGGCAATAAAAAGCGCCTACCAGAAAGAGTAGGCGGAAGGATCCGAAAATCAATTCTCCCGCTTCCCTACGCTGGTATTACCCAGTGCCGATCGCCCTTCAGGCCCTTCGAATCGGCAAGCATCAGGTTCTAAGGGTTGGCGCAGCTACCTCTCTTGAAATAGCCCCGCCTTCTCAGCCTCGCGAGCACCCCTAGCGGTATCCTCTATTCTTTTATAAAATTCATATCACATTCTTTCTCAAAGTGCAATAGTATCTGCCCAGCTTGCCCAGCTACCCAGCGACCAAGGGTACGTCAAAGTCCTGCGATATAGTTGCCACTCCATATATCGGAACCCAAAAGCCCTTGCCCCCTGGCCCTCGTGCTGGGTACAGTGAGCTGGACAGGGGAGCAGCAATTTATAATGCCTGACTTAGCATTCGGTCAGGCTCGGGCATCAAGATTTCTAGCGTCAATGTAGGCCTTGAGGAGAATCTGCAATATGTCAGGGGTTATCTTGTTGCTCAGAGCCCTTTCAATAATAGGGAAATAATCAGGAACCTTCTCGCGGTATTCAGGGCTTGCTTCATCTATAGCTTTGGCCAGGGACTTCCCCAATCCCTGTTGCGCCCTCCACATTGCATAGTTTCTAAGATTTGTCCTGCCGACAAGATAATCTACCGATACATCAAAGAAATCGGCGATCTGCATCATGATCTCTATGCTCGGTTTGCGCCTGCCTGATAGGTATTGAGATAGTGTAGATTCCGCTACATGGAGATGGCGTGCGAACTCCTGTTGCGACATGTTCTTCTCCTCAAGCAAGCCTCTTAGCCTGCGTTCAAATTCCACAATGATCACCATTTCCATAATACAAGGGAAATGGAAAATAGATAGAAATGTTCACAAATCGATAAAGCAAAGGTTGACAATTCTCAGATTGTGAATTAATATGGATATCAGAAAATCTATCTAAAGCTGACCAGTAATATAATTTCAAAGAAACTGCATAAGCATAAAGTATGGTAGACTGAAGGGAAAATGTCCACTTTTCCCCCGGCGAATGAAAGGATAGGCGGGCCTATATCAGCCTAGATGCGATCTTTCGGGTCTTTCCTCTCTCGGAGGTTATCATCTGGGGAAACCTCCGCTGGTATTACTCCTGCTCAAATATCGTTGGGAGCGACCGTTCCAACAGTTACAGGGAGCAGGGACTATAGCGGCTCAGGAGAGTTCTTTTCCATATGCTAACTCGGGTCTGAAGGGGGGAGTTCTGATGACCTGAATAGAATCAAGACCATCTTATGCGTCACGCCACATTGAATATTGGCTGCGACAGTGACGAAATAAAGGAGATTAGGAAGCTACGAATCCTGTGAGAAGGCAACAAGGGGCTTACCGGTCTCGCATGGGAAATGTCCAGTAACTTGCCCGTTTCATGACAGTCCTCCATGCCGGCTTTCGGCCGGCACCGTCGAAAGGATGGGAATGCCGTCGGGATGTTTTCAGAGTAAATTCAAAGGAAATTTATGGATGAAATAGTATAGATAAGCCAGGAAAGGGAATGACAGGGTTAAGGTATATGGAGCAATTGTGATTTTGCGGAGGAGTTCATCCTATGTAAGGGAGAGATACCGATGAGCAGGTTCTCCAAGCCATCTTTGGTAGTAGCATTTGCGTGCATCATGATTACTTTGCTAGCAACGAGCGGCTTTTGTGCCCAGAAGTATAACGAAGCCCCGATGCTTAGTGCACTGGTGAAAGCAGGGAAGCTCCCGCCGGTAGAAAAGCGTCTTCCTGTATCGGAGGATATTTATGTGGTAAAGCCGGTAGAGGAGGTTGGAGTCTACGGCGGAACATGGAGAATGGTGGATACCAGTCCAGGAATGGGCTTCTGGAACATGGTGAATGAGGTAGAGCCTTTAGTCCGCTGGAATAGGGTGAAAGATGGGTATGAAGGGTTTAAACCGGGTCTTGCAAAGGCATGGACCTACAGTAACGATGGCAAAGCATGTACCATCTATCTGCGCCGAGGCGTAAGGTGGTCGGATGGGCAGCCTTTTACCACCGATGATATTATGTTCTGGTGGAAGGATCTGATTACAAATAAGGATTATGGTTTTGAGATGCCCCCACGGTGGGCCTGGAGAGCGGGCAAACTGATGGAGGTGGAAAAGGTTGATGATTACACAATAAAGTTCAAATTCGCCGCCCCCTACTATACTTTCCATACCGCAATTGCCCAAGGTTTTTGGGAAAACGTCGGCTATCTTACGCCCAAGCATTACCTAAAGCAGTTTCATCCAGCATATAACCCTAAACTTAAGGACTATCAAGCATTGAGAGAGAAAAGAACTAATCCTCATTTGAACCCCGAATACCCTGTACTATACGCCTGGAAGACGGTTTCCTGGGATGCTTCAAAAGGGGTCTTAGTTGCAGAACGCAATCCGTATTACTGGAAGATAGATACTAAAGGGAATCAGCTCCCATACATCGATAGAGTGGAAGTTACTATCGTGCAGGATCCCAAATTAATACCTTTGAAGGCTATAGCAGGTGAACTTGATGCCCAATTTCGG is drawn from Bacillota bacterium and contains these coding sequences:
- a CDS encoding glycoside hydrolase family 127 protein, which produces MFDVYKERKKTGILANHDSPFARLHSVPVAAVKMQDGFWKKRMLKNQKVAIPAVLQRLEEHGVVDNFLRLAGKKNVPRRGPLFTDSDLYKWVEAAAFALQSEMDRELQSALNRVIEAIAGAQGEDGYLNTWHVDERKGERFQNLEKGSHELYCAGHLFQAALALYRGIGDTRLLDVSTRFADYLCNVFGPDKRKGFDGHPEVEMALVELYRETGKERYLRLSEFFLEQQGYQDMEEFQGHAVRAAYFASGLADYYAETGNPIALSVLEKLWNSMTKTRMYITGGLGGRHVGESVGRPYELPNERAYAETCAAIANSMWNYRMLSLKGEARFADIMELALYNGFLAGVSLEGDSFFYVNPLRYNGKGEGDPWYEWARVGPYRRQEWFDCTCCPTNVIRQIASIPGYLFSTSKEGVWVHLYDNAMLDWCLEDGTPFTLMQSTKYPWDGGIELEVSPEHPAEFSVFLRVPGWCKKYTIAINGDIVGGKLANAGESRSHASAIESNGYLELRRCWNKGDRISLQMTMEPVFMVSHPRVVENRNSVALLRGPIVYCFEGVDNPEVPVLDARVTIDHPDDIKVQYEEDLLGGVATIKCPGEVPLELPAALYMPIEDVVESDTKKVALKAIPYFAWANREVAPMTVWIERA
- a CDS encoding thiamine diphosphokinase → MEEKVEQAEINREFGRAVIFANGTYENEDRDGFYRGLLAPDDFIICADGGSEIAEVLGLVPQIIIGDFDSTGPEILESWRQKGVKILTYPAEKDKTDTELAADYALDLGFKRIIFLGALGGRIDHALANITLLMSLAIRQIDVTIIDKHSRIRAIAPDYGGPDTLVLEGKPGDLLSLIPMTPQVKGVTTDGLAYPLHDAVLSFGSSLGVSNVFTSQSATIRVTSGLMLAIASF
- a CDS encoding EamA family transporter; translation: MAGWVYFAIGSAFFAGLTALFGKIGVTGINSNLATFLRTIVVLIFSGGIVIGTRQWENPLRLPQKTLFFLFLSALATGASWLCYYRALQLGPASRVAPIDKLGVVFAMAFAFIFLKEKVNAGALIGGLLIVAGALIIAIKS
- a CDS encoding methyltransferase domain-containing protein is translated as MHEFLLELLQCPSCRGDLSWTIIMRDSYRILEGLACCDSCGATYPVRDGIAVFLTPDLPREDLWESQGSYISRYLADHPEVEERLLDSPLESLAPADKFFRAMILEERGKFHEAEEAYCVADLEIYTAEYREGRELEFQFVLDRVSRLDGIILDLASGRGALAQAMLQELAGRDVVVTDFSPQVLRRDQRRFKWLGLDDHANFIAFDARKMPFKGNSLPIVTTNVGLQNIRDGIAALQELARVISGRLMAISLFDQEDDLATIEFLYKNGLSDFGTRSKALNSFKKLGWNFSVQNAIRVRALPTPKSALIEGTGIDAIPLTETVLEWCTMVAEPAAKGQNDSGRRTVVAPPAVRQLDLKMVSGG
- the thiT gene encoding energy-coupled thiamine transporter ThiT — translated: MIEKAGKVNEKGNRSTTTEKAGKGNEKGNGLSTDVRRASGAGAVAIRASDIAEIGVAVALAIVLQFIKVLRMPQGGSVSLEMVPIFYLAFRKGPKAGVLGGALFGFGKLFVEPYIIHPIQLIMDYPLPFAAIGLAGFFRERPLAGVSLGCIARFFVHFLSGIIFFASYAPKGQSPVVYSAIYNASYIIPELIISAIIIEALLRSGRVFGGRKGRAGRNQ
- a CDS encoding helix-turn-helix transcriptional regulator gives rise to the protein MEMVIIVEFERRLRGLLEEKNMSQQEFARHLHVAESTLSQYLSGRRKPSIEIMMQIADFFDVSVDYLVGRTNLRNYAMWRAQQGLGKSLAKAIDEASPEYREKVPDYFPIIERALSNKITPDILQILLKAYIDARNLDARA